From the Acinetobacter wanghuae genome, one window contains:
- a CDS encoding arginase family protein translates to MLDVCYSPDYFAHTHTNSMEKLTAVANALKSWKKIKFHEPESLDLELLKQLHDPKYIDAFLTGTPEKLATFSGFKPWNEQLRDAVLKINAGQILAAELAWKNGVSANIAQGFHHAVYEYGGSFCTLNGLALVAQKFPNKRIFVLDCDQHGGNGTAEFTRRLDNLFNFSIYGLPFGCPTYERCHTRYVHPKQGSFAQYTLAVHEGFHMAQAWKADLIIYQAGMDCHQADPFGSAWFNTDLIAKREEMVFSLAKKSQIPMMFVLAGGYQNLDDLVQIHLKSFEAAIRVFRK, encoded by the coding sequence ATGCTAGATGTATGTTATTCCCCTGACTACTTTGCGCACACCCATACCAATAGTATGGAAAAGCTGACCGCAGTGGCGAACGCTTTAAAGTCGTGGAAAAAAATTAAGTTTCATGAACCGGAAAGTCTTGATCTTGAGCTCTTAAAACAATTGCATGACCCAAAATATATCGATGCATTTTTAACGGGGACACCAGAAAAATTAGCGACATTTTCAGGCTTTAAGCCGTGGAATGAGCAACTGCGTGATGCCGTACTTAAGATTAATGCAGGGCAGATTTTGGCAGCAGAATTGGCTTGGAAAAATGGTGTTTCAGCGAATATTGCCCAAGGCTTTCATCATGCAGTCTACGAATATGGCGGATCATTTTGTACTTTAAATGGTTTGGCTTTGGTGGCACAGAAATTTCCCAATAAACGTATTTTTGTTTTAGATTGCGACCAACATGGTGGAAATGGCACAGCAGAATTTACCCGCCGCTTAGATAATTTATTTAATTTTAGTATTTATGGTTTGCCTTTTGGTTGTCCGACTTATGAGCGTTGCCATACACGTTATGTCCATCCTAAACAGGGAAGTTTTGCTCAATATACTTTGGCTGTGCATGAAGGTTTTCATATGGCACAAGCATGGAAGGCGGATCTGATTATTTATCAAGCTGGTATGGATTGTCATCAAGCCGATCCATTCGGTTCAGCATGGTTTAACACGGATTTGATCGCCAAGCGTGAAGAAATGGTTTTTTCTTTAGCAAAAAAATCTCAGATTCCGATGATGTTCGTATTGGCAGGCGGTTATCAAAATTTAGATGATTTAGTTCAAATTCATTTGAAAAGTTTTGAAGCTGCTATTCGTGTGTTCCGCAAATAA
- a CDS encoding sulfate ABC transporter substrate-binding protein yields the protein MSISTKLKLGVLAAVISATSFGAVARDFLNVSYDPTRELYEDVNKEFGKYWKSRTGQQINFKQSHGGSGKQARAVIDGLEADVVTLALAADIDVIAEKAKLLPKDWQKKLPQNSTPYTSTIVFLVRKGNPKQIKDWGDLVKSNVAIITPNPRTSGGARWNYLAAWAWAKHQAGGNDAKAQEFVRQIYKQTKVLDSGARGSTTTFAERGIGDVLLAWENEAYLALREQPGKFEIVTPSLSILAEPPVAIVEKTVNKKGNKYLAQGYLNFLYSPLGQEISARNFYRPRNEKVLAKYSQTFKPLKLVTIDQEFGGWDKVQKAHFENGGIFDQIVKANNTK from the coding sequence ATGAGCATTTCAACAAAATTGAAACTTGGGGTTTTAGCAGCAGTTATTTCAGCAACATCATTTGGTGCTGTAGCGCGCGACTTCCTGAATGTATCTTACGATCCAACACGCGAACTTTATGAAGATGTAAATAAAGAGTTTGGCAAATATTGGAAAAGTCGTACAGGTCAACAGATCAATTTTAAACAATCTCATGGTGGATCGGGTAAGCAAGCACGTGCCGTGATTGATGGCTTAGAAGCCGATGTCGTGACTTTAGCCCTTGCTGCTGACATTGATGTCATTGCTGAAAAAGCTAAACTTTTACCGAAAGACTGGCAAAAGAAACTCCCTCAGAACTCAACGCCTTATACCTCAACCATTGTTTTTTTAGTGCGTAAAGGCAATCCGAAACAGATTAAAGATTGGGGTGATTTGGTTAAATCGAATGTTGCGATTATTACCCCAAATCCGAGAACTTCAGGTGGCGCACGTTGGAACTATTTAGCGGCTTGGGCTTGGGCAAAACATCAAGCCGGTGGCAATGATGCTAAAGCGCAAGAATTTGTACGTCAAATTTATAAACAAACCAAAGTCTTAGACTCAGGTGCTCGTGGTTCAACCACCACCTTTGCTGAACGTGGTATTGGCGATGTTCTCCTCGCTTGGGAAAATGAAGCATATTTAGCCTTACGTGAACAACCGGGTAAATTTGAAATCGTGACACCATCCCTTTCAATTTTAGCTGAACCACCGGTCGCGATTGTTGAAAAAACCGTGAATAAAAAAGGCAATAAATACTTAGCGCAAGGTTATTTAAATTTCTTGTACTCACCACTTGGGCAAGAAATTTCAGCACGTAACTTCTACCGTCCTCGTAATGAAAAAGTCTTGGCGAAATACAGTCAGACCTTTAAACCACTGAAATTGGTTACGATTGACCAAGAATTTGGTGGTTGGGACAAAGTACAAAAAGCCCACTTCGAAAATGGCGGTATCTTCGATCAAATTGTGAAGGCAAATAATACTAAATAA
- the pabC gene encoding aminodeoxychorismate lyase, translating to MLCYKNAQKIEQIDVLDRAFHYGDGCFTTARIVNNQIELWERHLLRLSDSNERLSLNANLSSIEQTLAVLRQEYTALKGTLKIVLSRGIGQRGYSLPDHPADLWVFYYPQSIQSFNHQVIESGVLAQPIGLTMPNLVGLKTLNRLEQVMLKTEADQKGWAEALVVDIQGAIVEGVSSNCFIQINNTWITPDLRYNGVLGVMRAEILARMQQCDIECVSRRIEVDELPHMQSLFFCNALSPMKMVSQFEQRALNTQPCLELFNRLRLDQMSSYVNFKA from the coding sequence ATGCTATGTTATAAGAATGCGCAAAAAATTGAACAGATCGATGTGCTTGATCGTGCTTTTCATTATGGTGATGGCTGTTTTACCACAGCACGTATTGTCAATAACCAGATTGAATTATGGGAACGCCATTTATTACGTCTAAGCGATAGCAATGAAAGACTAAGTCTTAACGCAAATCTGTCATCTATTGAACAGACTTTAGCTGTTTTAAGACAGGAATATACAGCATTAAAGGGCACATTAAAAATTGTCTTAAGTCGCGGTATTGGACAACGTGGTTACAGTTTGCCTGATCATCCAGCTGATCTTTGGGTATTTTACTATCCTCAATCTATTCAAAGTTTCAATCATCAAGTCATTGAAAGCGGCGTATTAGCACAGCCCATCGGTCTCACGATGCCGAATTTAGTAGGGCTAAAAACGCTCAATCGGCTTGAACAAGTCATGCTGAAAACTGAAGCGGATCAAAAAGGCTGGGCTGAAGCGTTGGTGGTGGATATTCAGGGTGCGATTGTTGAAGGGGTGAGCAGTAATTGTTTTATTCAAATAAACAATACATGGATTACACCCGATCTTCGTTATAATGGCGTATTGGGTGTGATGCGGGCTGAAATTTTAGCGCGTATGCAACAGTGTGATATCGAATGTGTTTCGCGTCGCATTGAGGTGGATGAACTGCCACATATGCAAAGTTTATTCTTTTGTAATGCACTCAGCCCTATGAAAATGGTTTCTCAATTTGAGCAGCGTGCTTTAAATACGCAGCCTTGTCTTGAGCTTTTTAATCGTCTCCGTTTAGATCAGATGTCGTCTTATGTCAACTTCAAAGCCTAA
- a CDS encoding sulfate/molybdate ABC transporter ATP-binding protein: MSIQVQNIEKHFGAFHALKNISLDFPDGQLVALLGPSGCGKTTLLRIIAGLESADAGQVILEGEDATNVHVREREVGFVFQHYALFRHMTVFDNIAFGLRVRPRSTRPSEADIKKRVTRLLDLVQLGFLADRYPAQLSGGQRQRIALARALAVEPRVLLLDEPFGALDAKVRKELRRWLRTLHDELHITSIFVTHDQEEALEVADQIVVMNKGNVEQIGSPREVYETPATPFVFDFLGQANRFEGQNNGGLIQLGEDRIQFDAAKNAAQGEVIVFARPDEFRIHAQPQDNAIQATFIRELWIAGKVVAELNDRQGNLIEILLTPDEARSHQFRANQTVWLSALNLHLFENQVA; encoded by the coding sequence ATGAGTATTCAAGTACAAAATATTGAAAAACACTTTGGTGCATTCCACGCACTGAAAAATATTTCTCTCGATTTTCCAGATGGTCAATTGGTAGCACTACTCGGTCCTTCGGGCTGTGGTAAAACCACATTGCTACGAATTATTGCCGGTTTAGAATCAGCTGATGCAGGTCAGGTCATTTTAGAAGGCGAAGATGCTACAAATGTGCATGTACGTGAACGTGAAGTCGGCTTTGTATTCCAGCATTATGCGTTATTCCGTCATATGACTGTGTTTGACAATATTGCTTTTGGCTTACGTGTTCGTCCACGCTCGACTCGTCCATCTGAAGCAGACATTAAAAAACGCGTAACACGTTTACTTGATTTGGTGCAACTCGGCTTCTTGGCAGATCGTTATCCGGCACAACTTTCAGGTGGTCAGCGTCAACGTATTGCACTTGCGCGTGCTTTAGCAGTTGAACCGCGTGTGCTCTTACTTGATGAACCGTTTGGCGCATTAGATGCTAAAGTACGTAAAGAATTACGTCGTTGGTTACGTACGCTGCATGATGAATTACACATCACCTCTATTTTCGTAACCCACGACCAAGAAGAAGCCTTAGAAGTTGCCGATCAAATTGTGGTGATGAACAAAGGGAATGTCGAGCAAATTGGTTCACCACGTGAAGTCTATGAAACCCCTGCAACACCATTTGTCTTTGACTTCTTGGGTCAAGCCAATCGTTTTGAAGGTCAGAATAATGGCGGTTTGATTCAACTTGGTGAAGATCGTATTCAATTTGATGCTGCCAAAAATGCTGCTCAAGGTGAAGTCATTGTATTTGCGCGTCCTGACGAATTCCGTATTCATGCCCAACCTCAAGACAATGCGATTCAAGCCACCTTTATTCGTGAGCTTTGGATTGCAGGTAAAGTCGTTGCTGAACTCAATGACCGCCAAGGGAACTTAATTGAAATCTTGCTGACACCAGATGAAGCACGTTCACATCAATTCCGTGCCAATCAAACCGTTTGGTTAAGTGCACTTAACTTGCACTTATTTGAAAACCAAGTCGCATAA
- a CDS encoding sulfate ABC transporter substrate-binding protein, translating into MNTFKLGVIAALLSASALSVSAKDFLNVSYDPTRELYDNFNKEFSAYWKKSTGQELNFKQSHGGSGKQARAVIDGLDADVVTLALAADIDEIADRGLLPKDWQKKFPQNSTPYTSTIVFLVHKGNPKGIKDWGDLVKPGVEIITPNPKTSGGARWNYLAAWAWAKHQAGGNDAKAQEFVRQIYKQTKVLDSGARGATTTFAERGIGNVLLAWENEAHLAVREQPGKFEIITPSLSILAEPPVAIVEKNAKKDGNETIAKAYLNYLYSPAGQTVAAKNFYRPRNAEVLKKYSNVFKPLKLVTIDKEFGGWTKVQKAHFSNGGIFDQIVKANNAK; encoded by the coding sequence ATGAACACATTCAAACTTGGGGTAATTGCAGCACTACTTTCAGCATCTGCATTAAGCGTTTCGGCAAAAGATTTTTTAAATGTCTCTTATGACCCGACGCGTGAATTGTACGACAACTTTAACAAAGAATTTAGTGCGTACTGGAAAAAATCCACAGGACAAGAGCTTAACTTTAAACAATCACATGGCGGTTCAGGTAAACAAGCGCGCGCTGTGATTGACGGTTTAGACGCAGACGTGGTGACTTTGGCACTGGCTGCTGATATTGATGAAATTGCAGATCGTGGCTTATTACCAAAAGATTGGCAAAAGAAATTCCCACAAAACTCCACGCCTTATACCTCTACCATTGTCTTCCTTGTCCATAAAGGTAATCCAAAAGGCATTAAAGATTGGGGCGATTTAGTCAAACCGGGTGTTGAAATTATTACCCCAAACCCGAAAACCTCAGGTGGCGCGCGTTGGAACTATTTAGCGGCTTGGGCTTGGGCAAAACATCAAGCGGGTGGCAACGATGCCAAAGCACAAGAATTCGTGCGTCAAATTTATAAACAAACCAAAGTCCTTGACTCGGGCGCGCGTGGTGCAACCACAACCTTTGCTGAACGTGGCATCGGAAACGTACTTTTGGCTTGGGAAAATGAAGCGCATTTAGCCGTTCGCGAGCAACCGGGCAAATTTGAAATCATCACCCCATCGCTGTCAATTTTGGCAGAGCCACCTGTAGCAATTGTCGAAAAAAATGCCAAAAAAGATGGTAACGAAACCATTGCCAAAGCTTATTTAAACTATTTGTATTCACCTGCAGGTCAGACTGTGGCAGCAAAAAACTTCTATCGTCCACGTAATGCCGAGGTTTTGAAAAAATACAGCAATGTATTTAAGCCATTAAAACTGGTGACCATTGATAAAGAGTTTGGTGGTTGGACAAAAGTACAGAAAGCGCACTTTAGTAACGGCGGTATTTTCGATCAAATTGTGAAGGCGAATAACGCAAAATAG
- the tmk gene encoding dTMP kinase, producing MFISFEGTEGVGKTTLIRRIYEAFVAQGRDVVLTREPGGTPMAESIRGLLLSVNHEEAMCHDTELLLMYAARAQHLAQVILPALDAGKIVLCDRFTDASFAYQCAGRGLSEDKLNLLNQNFVARMPDLTFWLDAPIELGMNRARERGALDRFEQEKVTFFEKVRGGYKTLWQLDPERVKRLDATQTPDQVFLDAQKLLMAV from the coding sequence ATGTTTATCAGCTTTGAAGGCACTGAGGGTGTCGGTAAAACTACACTTATTCGTCGAATTTACGAGGCATTTGTCGCACAAGGGCGTGATGTTGTCTTAACCCGTGAACCGGGTGGCACACCTATGGCGGAAAGTATCCGTGGTTTACTGCTCAGCGTTAATCATGAAGAAGCCATGTGTCATGATACTGAACTTTTATTAATGTACGCTGCACGTGCACAGCATTTGGCACAGGTGATTTTACCTGCATTAGACGCGGGTAAAATTGTGCTATGTGATCGTTTTACCGATGCCAGTTTTGCTTATCAGTGTGCCGGACGTGGACTCAGTGAAGATAAATTAAATTTACTGAATCAAAATTTTGTTGCACGTATGCCAGATTTAACCTTTTGGCTCGATGCACCGATTGAATTGGGCATGAATCGTGCGCGTGAACGCGGCGCACTCGATCGTTTTGAACAAGAGAAAGTCACTTTCTTTGAGAAAGTGCGTGGTGGTTATAAAACTTTATGGCAGCTTGATCCTGAACGCGTGAAGCGTTTAGATGCCACACAAACCCCAGATCAAGTTTTTTTAGACGCACAAAAACTGTTAATGGCAGTCTGA
- the cysT gene encoding sulfate ABC transporter permease subunit CysT: MSQRSRVLPGFGLSLGFTLAYLSLIVLIPLSAVFIRSLGIGWDGLWEILSSERILKSLQLSFSAAIIAAVINVIFGLLLAWCLVRYTFPGKRIVDALVDLPFALPTAVAGIALTSLYAPTGWIGQYLEPLGIKVAYTPLGITLALIFIGIPFVVRTVQPVLSDLETELEEAASALGANRFQIVTKVIFPILLPALITGFALAFARGVGEYGSVIFIAGNQPFKTEIAPLMIISRLEEYDYAGATTIAVVMLLISFVLLFLINLLQAWASRRTGRTAR; this comes from the coding sequence ATGTCGCAGCGATCCCGAGTGCTGCCAGGATTTGGTCTATCTCTAGGCTTTACCCTAGCGTATTTATCTTTAATTGTTTTGATTCCACTGTCTGCAGTGTTTATCAGATCTCTAGGCATCGGTTGGGATGGTCTATGGGAAATTTTAAGCTCAGAACGGATTTTAAAATCATTACAACTGAGTTTTAGTGCTGCCATTATCGCAGCCGTCATCAATGTCATCTTTGGTTTATTGTTGGCTTGGTGTTTAGTGCGCTATACCTTTCCGGGTAAACGTATTGTCGATGCATTGGTGGATTTACCCTTTGCATTACCTACTGCCGTGGCAGGTATTGCCTTAACGTCGCTTTATGCGCCAACAGGTTGGATTGGTCAATATCTTGAACCTCTCGGCATTAAAGTCGCATATACCCCGCTTGGGATCACGCTTGCGCTGATCTTCATTGGTATTCCATTTGTGGTGCGTACTGTGCAACCTGTCCTCAGTGACTTGGAAACCGAACTTGAAGAAGCGGCCTCTGCACTTGGGGCGAATCGTTTTCAAATTGTGACGAAAGTGATTTTCCCTATTTTACTCCCTGCGCTGATTACGGGCTTTGCTTTAGCGTTTGCGCGTGGTGTCGGTGAATACGGTTCGGTTATTTTTATTGCAGGGAACCAACCCTTCAAAACTGAAATTGCACCGCTGATGATTATTTCTCGCTTAGAAGAATATGACTATGCGGGTGCCACCACCATTGCTGTCGTCATGTTGCTCATCTCATTTGTATTATTGTTCTTGATTAACTTATTACAAGCATGGGCGAGCCGTCGCACAGGGAGAACTGCACGATGA
- a CDS encoding PaaI family thioesterase, translating into MKSNILEIQQFLAQEFPQSLQKCAVIDVQSKYAQVSYRVDEQELRPGGTVSGPTIMTIADFALYVAILAEMGIVALAVTSNMNIHFLRKPDGSRNLVAEARLIKVGRVLVVGEVWVYSEGIDDPVAHVTGSYSLPIKA; encoded by the coding sequence ATGAAAAGCAATATTCTCGAGATTCAACAGTTCTTAGCACAGGAATTTCCACAAAGCCTGCAAAAATGCGCTGTCATTGATGTGCAGTCAAAATATGCTCAAGTCTCATATCGAGTGGATGAACAGGAGCTACGACCCGGCGGCACAGTCTCAGGTCCGACGATTATGACCATTGCTGACTTTGCGTTATATGTGGCGATTCTTGCAGAGATGGGAATTGTTGCTTTAGCAGTCACGTCCAATATGAATATTCATTTTCTGCGTAAGCCTGATGGGTCGCGTAACTTAGTGGCTGAAGCACGTTTAATAAAAGTCGGGCGTGTGCTTGTGGTGGGTGAGGTGTGGGTGTATTCAGAAGGCATTGATGATCCTGTGGCACATGTGACAGGAAGTTATAGCCTACCTATAAAAGCATGA
- the mltG gene encoding endolytic transglycosylase MltG, giving the protein MSTSKPKTKKNNKVKKSSPIKGLLLLVIGLLLIAGIILQSSLWKKYPVESDKQRLVIGNGETYSGFIDQLAKDKKVSFPIVLKLYQRFMIHDSMKAGVYEVTQGMSVAQVLSMISNADNAEMNRILVIEGTTFKQLIDALKKDDLVTKEVVHLPTKQLLQELNIPYSHPEGLFAPDTYFFAKGETDRKILTDLYQRQMKALDDAWAKRASDLPYGNKYEALIMASIIEKETSLDSELEQVSGVFERRLKLGMRLQTDPTVIYGMGDKYQGNITRQDLRTPTPYNTYTISGLPPTPIALPSKKAIEAAMHPDQSDNIYFVATGNGGHTFSSNLQDHNKAVQDYLAVLRSKK; this is encoded by the coding sequence ATGTCAACTTCAAAGCCTAAAACCAAAAAGAACAATAAAGTTAAAAAAAGCTCACCGATCAAAGGGCTTTTGCTACTTGTCATTGGTCTGCTTCTCATTGCCGGAATCATTTTGCAAAGTAGTCTCTGGAAAAAATATCCAGTTGAAAGTGATAAGCAACGTTTAGTGATTGGAAATGGTGAAACTTACTCAGGTTTTATTGATCAATTGGCAAAAGATAAAAAAGTGAGTTTTCCCATTGTCCTTAAGCTTTATCAACGTTTTATGATTCATGACTCGATGAAAGCAGGTGTCTATGAAGTGACCCAAGGCATGAGTGTCGCCCAAGTCCTGAGTATGATTTCAAATGCCGATAACGCAGAAATGAATCGTATTTTGGTGATTGAAGGTACGACGTTTAAACAACTCATTGATGCGCTGAAAAAAGATGATTTAGTCACGAAAGAAGTGGTGCACTTACCGACAAAGCAATTGCTGCAAGAATTGAATATTCCGTATTCACATCCTGAAGGGTTATTTGCCCCTGATACCTACTTTTTTGCCAAAGGCGAAACAGACCGTAAAATCTTGACGGACTTGTATCAACGCCAAATGAAAGCACTCGATGACGCATGGGCGAAGCGCGCCAGTGATTTGCCTTATGGAAATAAATACGAAGCCTTGATCATGGCATCGATTATCGAAAAAGAAACCAGCTTAGATAGCGAACTTGAGCAGGTATCGGGCGTATTTGAGCGTCGTTTAAAACTAGGCATGCGTCTGCAAACCGATCCAACCGTAATTTACGGCATGGGGGATAAATATCAGGGCAATATTACCCGTCAGGATTTGCGTACCCCAACGCCATATAACACTTATACCATTTCAGGGTTACCACCAACACCGATTGCATTACCAAGTAAAAAAGCTATTGAGGCGGCAATGCATCCTGATCAGTCAGACAATATTTATTTTGTCGCTACAGGCAATGGTGGTCATACATTTAGTAGTAATTTGCAAGATCATAATAAAGCGGTACAAGACTACCTTGCCGTTTTACGCTCAAAGAAATAA
- the cysW gene encoding sulfate ABC transporter permease subunit CysW, whose amino-acid sequence MSLNTNSNALAEKLQSRDATREPTWVKYTLIAIALIFFLSCLILPLILVFVEAFKQGIGVYTQALVHPDTLSAVKLTLITALIAVPMNVVFGVAAAWSVAKFNFRGKAFLTTLIDMPFSVSPVIAGLMLVLIFGTQGWMGSWLMDNDIKILYAVPAIVLATIFITVPFVARELIPLMEAQGTEEEEAAIVLGASGWQTFWKVTLPNIKWGLIYGVILCNARAMGEFGAVSVVSGHIRGETNTLPLHVEILYNEYTFSAAFAVSSLLALLAIVTLILKTWVEVRQEKQDKRHEDSTVS is encoded by the coding sequence ATGAGTTTAAATACCAACAGCAATGCACTTGCTGAAAAACTGCAATCTCGTGATGCGACACGTGAACCGACTTGGGTGAAATACACGTTAATCGCTATTGCGTTGATCTTTTTCCTAAGCTGCTTAATTTTGCCTTTGATTTTGGTCTTCGTTGAAGCCTTTAAACAAGGCATTGGGGTCTATACGCAAGCTTTGGTGCATCCTGATACCTTATCAGCGGTGAAACTCACCTTAATTACGGCATTAATTGCAGTGCCTATGAATGTGGTCTTTGGTGTTGCAGCAGCTTGGTCGGTTGCCAAGTTTAATTTCCGTGGTAAGGCCTTCTTAACCACCTTAATTGACATGCCGTTTTCAGTTTCCCCTGTGATTGCAGGGTTAATGCTGGTGCTCATTTTTGGTACGCAAGGCTGGATGGGTTCTTGGCTCATGGATAACGACATTAAGATTTTGTATGCCGTGCCTGCGATTGTACTGGCAACTATCTTCATTACTGTTCCATTCGTGGCACGTGAACTCATTCCATTGATGGAAGCGCAAGGCACTGAAGAAGAAGAGGCTGCGATTGTGCTTGGTGCATCAGGCTGGCAAACCTTCTGGAAAGTGACCCTTCCAAATATTAAATGGGGCTTAATCTACGGCGTGATTTTGTGTAATGCCCGTGCGATGGGTGAGTTTGGTGCGGTGTCTGTGGTATCAGGCCATATTCGCGGTGAAACCAACACCCTGCCTTTACACGTCGAAATTCTCTATAACGAATATACATTCAGTGCTGCGTTTGCTGTTTCATCACTGTTGGCGCTACTTGCAATTGTGACCTTAATTTTAAAAACATGGGTTGAAGTACGCCAAGAAAAGCAAGACAAACGCCATGAAGATTCAACAGTTTCTTAA
- a CDS encoding RBBP9/YdeN family alpha/beta hydrolase: protein MTHTLIVPGVGGSEYHHWQSWLQRGLMQCSRVEQKDWKHPVLAKWIEAFVENIQSIEDEIEIVAHSFGCLTSVAALAQHPSFTTKIKKLILVAPANPARFGEQGFAQESQQDYSAYFHALKLQVPTIMLMSENDPWLSFEDAHALAKSWNIQPINLGQVGHVNVASGFGPFPEIKQYLTSATSMQHISNTDDSKYFFRFAF, encoded by the coding sequence ATGACACACACCCTTATCGTTCCCGGTGTAGGTGGCAGTGAATACCATCATTGGCAATCGTGGTTACAACGTGGTCTGATGCAATGCTCTCGTGTAGAACAAAAAGATTGGAAGCATCCTGTATTAGCCAAATGGATTGAAGCTTTTGTTGAAAATATTCAAAGCATTGAAGATGAAATAGAGATTGTGGCGCATAGTTTTGGTTGTTTAACCAGTGTTGCAGCTTTAGCGCAGCATCCATCATTCACTACTAAAATTAAAAAATTAATTTTGGTGGCACCTGCCAATCCTGCACGTTTTGGTGAGCAAGGCTTTGCTCAAGAGAGCCAGCAGGATTACAGTGCATATTTTCATGCTTTAAAACTTCAAGTGCCGACCATTATGCTCATGAGTGAAAATGACCCATGGCTGAGTTTTGAAGATGCGCATGCATTGGCAAAATCTTGGAATATTCAACCCATAAATTTAGGTCAAGTCGGTCATGTCAATGTTGCATCGGGTTTCGGCCCCTTCCCTGAAATCAAACAATATTTAACTTCAGCGACGTCGATGCAACATATCAGCAATACTGATGACAGCAAGTATTTTTTTAGATTTGCATTTTAA
- a CDS encoding CysB family HTH-type transcriptional regulator, whose protein sequence is MNFQQLRIIRETVRQNFNLTEASAALYTSQSGVSKHIKDLEDELGVQLFIRKGKRLLGLTEPGQSLLGIVERMLVDADNIKRLADDFNKVDEGTLTIATTHTQARYVLPPIVNQFKKAFPKVHLILQQASPVEITEMLLQGEADIGIATEALTTEDNLASVPYYNWQHSIITPQNHPLASKDHIEIEDLVDFPIITYHGGFTGRSKIDTAFDNAGLSVDIVMSALDADVIKTYVELNMGVGIVNAVAYDHERDYRLKQIKTDIFGVNTTWIAVRKGHLLRGYGYEFISLCSPDADIKALKKVAYPDD, encoded by the coding sequence ATGAACTTCCAACAATTAAGAATTATTCGAGAAACGGTCAGACAGAATTTTAATTTAACTGAAGCATCTGCTGCGCTGTACACCTCGCAATCGGGCGTCAGTAAACATATTAAAGACTTAGAAGATGAACTTGGCGTACAGCTTTTTATTCGTAAAGGTAAGCGTTTGCTTGGTTTGACTGAACCGGGTCAATCGCTGCTTGGCATTGTTGAACGCATGTTGGTCGATGCCGATAATATCAAACGTCTTGCAGACGATTTTAATAAAGTGGATGAAGGTACACTGACGATTGCAACGACGCATACCCAAGCACGTTATGTATTACCACCGATTGTCAATCAATTTAAAAAAGCCTTTCCAAAAGTCCATTTGATATTGCAACAAGCAAGCCCTGTTGAAATTACTGAAATGTTACTTCAAGGCGAAGCCGATATTGGGATTGCAACTGAAGCATTGACCACTGAAGATAACCTTGCCAGTGTGCCCTACTATAATTGGCAACACAGTATTATCACTCCGCAAAATCATCCTTTAGCCAGCAAAGATCATATTGAGATTGAAGATTTGGTCGACTTCCCCATCATTACCTATCATGGTGGTTTTACGGGGCGTTCAAAGATTGATACTGCTTTTGATAATGCCGGTTTATCGGTCGATATTGTGATGTCAGCACTTGATGCCGATGTCATTAAAACTTACGTTGAACTTAATATGGGTGTGGGTATTGTCAATGCCGTGGCGTATGACCATGAACGTGATTATCGTTTAAAACAAATTAAGACTGATATTTTTGGGGTAAATACAACGTGGATTGCGGTGCGTAAAGGTCATTTACTGCGTGGTTATGGTTATGAGTTTATTTCTTTATGCTCACCCGATGCCGATATCAAAGCTTTAAAGAAAGTCGCGTATCCAGACGATTAA